One part of the Haliotis asinina isolate JCU_RB_2024 chromosome 2, JCU_Hal_asi_v2, whole genome shotgun sequence genome encodes these proteins:
- the LOC137274540 gene encoding uncharacterized protein yields MATDGVLRNGVRGSLDAWIQKLECGGDVERQMFFKKRFIERLRKSAVAIETDKANEQHYEVPTEFFLASLGPRLKYSGCYWPEGVSSLEQAEEASLALYCERAKIEDGQTIMDLGCGWGSFGLFVVEKFPHCKVTCVSNSNTQRALITARAEQRGYRDRLEVITADANEYMTPKKYDRIVSIEMFEHMKNYGVLFQRVSSWLKPSGYLFVQVFCHRDHPYAFDTSSGSDTEWMAKNFFSGGTMPSRDLFLYFQNDVTVVNQWVVNGTHYSKTLEAWLQRTDKNKENIMRILRQSYGEDAEQQLFNWRLFFMFCSEVFGYRRGNEWFFTHVLMKRKLQSSL; encoded by the exons TTGGAGTGTGGGGGCGATGTTGAACGGCAAATGTTTTTCAAGAAACGCTTTATTGAGCGTCTCCGGAAATCAgcggttgccatagaaacagaCAAAGCCAATGAACAACACTATGAGGTTCCCACAGAATTCTTCCTTGCG TCTTTGGGCCCACGACTGAAGTACAGCGGATGCTATTGGCCGGAGGGAGTCTCATCGCTGGAACAAG CTGAGGAAGCGTCCCTGGCTTTGTACTGTGAACGGGCGAAGATTGAAGATGGACAGACAATTATG GATCTTGGATGTGGCTGGGGGTCTTTCGGCCTGTTCGTGGTCGAGAAGTTCCCTCATTGCAAGGTCACGTGTGTTTCCAACTCAAACACGCAAAGGGCGCTGATCACTGCACGTGCGGAACAGAGAGGATACCGCGACAGACTGGAGGTCATCACAGCAGACGCTAATGAATACATGACCCCCAAGAAATACGACAGGATTGTTTCCATAGAGATGTTTGAG CATATGAAAAACTACGGAGTTCTGTTCCAACGCGTGTCGTCTTGGCTGAAACCCTCAGGTTACCTGTTTGTCCAAGTCTTCTGCCACAGGGACCATCCCTACGCCTTCGACACTAGCAGCGGTTCTGACACTGAGTGGATGGCTAAAAACTTTTTCTCGGGTGGAACCATGCCGTCCCGTGACCTTTTTCTCTACTTCCAG aatgacgtcacagtggTCAATCAGTGGGTAGTCAATGGAACACATTACTCTAAGACCCTTGAAGCATGGCTCCAACGCACGGACAAGAATAAAGAGAACATCATGCGCATCCTCCGCCAATCATATGGCGAGGATGCAGAACAGCAACTGTTCAACTGGAGACTGTTCTTCATGTTCTGTTCAGAAGTATTCGGATATAGGAGAGGGAATGAGTGGTTTTTTACACATGTGCTCATGAAGAGAAAACTGCAGAGCTCTTTATAA